One Oceanivirga salmonicida DNA segment encodes these proteins:
- the disA gene encoding DNA integrity scanning diadenylate cyclase DisA: MLEKDKNQIFDEIFNVLAPGEPLRNAVDRIKEASLGALIILTEPDEISEIMEGGFSLDTDFSPQKVYELAKMDGAIVISRNISRIYGANLHLQPNHGIETDESGTRHRTAHRIAKQTGNMIITISERRNKITVFKGEFKYTLESIADLLIKSSQAIMSLEKYSSLTNNYLTNLNHLEYEKLVTLDDIINGIRFFSLLFNADIKVMNYIRELGIEGNTLRLQHKEIMKGHKLNFNNLVKDYYNNDSNRIVKPDKIFERIIDANNIAKDN, encoded by the coding sequence ATGCTAGAAAAAGATAAAAATCAAATATTTGATGAAATTTTTAATGTATTAGCACCAGGTGAACCACTAAGAAATGCAGTTGACAGAATTAAAGAAGCATCATTGGGAGCTTTGATAATTTTAACTGAGCCTGATGAAATCTCTGAAATAATGGAGGGTGGATTTTCGCTTGATACTGATTTTAGTCCGCAAAAAGTATATGAATTAGCCAAAATGGATGGAGCAATAGTTATTTCAAGAAATATATCAAGAATTTATGGTGCGAATTTACATTTGCAACCTAATCATGGTATAGAAACAGATGAAAGTGGGACTAGACATAGAACAGCCCATAGAATTGCTAAACAAACTGGAAATATGATTATAACTATATCTGAAAGAAGAAATAAAATAACGGTATTTAAAGGAGAATTTAAATATACATTAGAATCTATCGCTGATTTACTTATTAAGTCTTCACAAGCTATAATGTCTCTTGAAAAATATTCAAGCCTTACAAATAATTATTTAACTAATTTAAATCATTTAGAATATGAAAAATTAGTTACTTTAGATGATATAATAAATGGAATAAGATTTTTCTCATTATTATTTAATGCTGATATTAAAGTTATGAACTATATTAGAGAATTAGGTATAGAAGGTAATACACTAAGATTACAACATAAAGAAATAATGAAAGGTCATAAATTAAATTTTAATAATTTAGTAAAAGATTACTATAATAATGATTCGAATAGAATAGTAAAACCTGACAAAATATTTGAAAGAATAATTGATGCAAATAATATAGCAAAAGATAAT